A region of the Brachybacterium sacelli genome:
TCCCCTCAGCTGTTCGACGGGATCTCGCTGGTCACGGTGACCGTCGCCGTGCTCGCCCTCGGCGAGGTGCTGTTCGTGGCCTCCCGAGTGCGTCGCGACCGGGAGGACCTCCGGGTCCGCGGCGGGGGCGGGCGTCCCTTCCTCAACCGGCGGGAGCTCGCCGAAGCCGCCCCGGCCTGGGGGCGCGGCACCCTGATCGGTCTGCCGTTCGGCGTGATCCCCGCCGGAGGCGCCGAGGTCCCCACCTTCCTCGCCTACGAGGCGGAGCGTCGGCTGGACCGGCGCCGACGCATCCCGAAGTTCGGCAAGGGGGCGATCCGCGGTCTCGCCGCTCCTGAGGCCGCGGGCAATGCCACCACGGGCATGGCCATGGGTGCGCTGCTGGCGCTCGGCCTGCCGGTGTCCTCGACCGCGGCGATCATGCTCGCCGCGTTCGGGCAGTACGGTCTGCAGCCCGGGCCGCTGCTGTTCGAGAACAGCGCTGACCTGGTGTGGCCGCTGCTGGCGAGCTTCTTCCTGGCCATGATCGTGCTGCTGGTGATCAACCTGCCGTTCGCCCAGCTGTGGGCGAAGCTGCTGCTGATCCCCAAGCCGTACCTGTACGCCGGGATCACGCTGTTCTGCGGGCTGGGGATCTGGGCGACCTCGGCAGCCGTCTTCGATCTGGTGCTGCTGCTGGCGATCGCCGTGCTCGGCTTCCTCATGCGCCGGTACGACTACCCGGTGGCGCCGCTGATGATCGGCATGGTGCTGGGACCGCTCGCGGAGACCTCGCTGCGCGATGCCCTGCTGTCCTCCGTCGGGGATCCGCGGGTGCTCGTCTCGAGCCCGATCACACTGGTGATCTACGGCCTGTTGCTGGTGGTCATCGCCCTGTCGGTGCGCAGCGCCGTGCGCAAGCGCACCAGGCGGGACCTCTGAGGGGACGTCCTCGACAGCGACAGGCCCCGCCGGCCGAAGCCG
Encoded here:
- a CDS encoding tripartite tricarboxylate transporter permease, with the protein product MEQLDLLVQGFAGALSPINLLWVVVGCLLGTAVGVLPGLGSSMAVALLLPMTFALDPTGAFILFAGVYFGGLFGDSTMAILLNTPGQASAIASTFEGHKMANDGRAPQALATAAIGAFVGGMVATILVVFVSPTLVKLSSSFGPAEFFALALFAFVATSSVVADNVLKGLSSLVVGIGITLVGTDGISGLTRFTLGSPQLFDGISLVTVTVAVLALGEVLFVASRVRRDREDLRVRGGGGRPFLNRRELAEAAPAWGRGTLIGLPFGVIPAGGAEVPTFLAYEAERRLDRRRRIPKFGKGAIRGLAAPEAAGNATTGMAMGALLALGLPVSSTAAIMLAAFGQYGLQPGPLLFENSADLVWPLLASFFLAMIVLLVINLPFAQLWAKLLLIPKPYLYAGITLFCGLGIWATSAAVFDLVLLLAIAVLGFLMRRYDYPVAPLMIGMVLGPLAETSLRDALLSSVGDPRVLVSSPITLVIYGLLLVVIALSVRSAVRKRTRRDL